In Allocoprobacillus halotolerans, a genomic segment contains:
- a CDS encoding LytR/AlgR family response regulator transcription factor, protein MKVVIVDDSRKEAKQAAQYINQYFEDVMILKPKEITSKFYQNYDVYFLDLEMKPSGQDIARELKRVHPQAIFMFMTHHQSYIFNTQVYNPFYLIRKSHFEDDLKIAMDMFKAETAHFLTVISQKQKIMVDMNDIHYIEVYGGKITIHMEEKDISYWGTFKELMKELPSEKFMRIHQSYIINKDHIQGMYRTQLIMMGQYIPISRKCIKEVREYFNRIVS, encoded by the coding sequence ATGAAAGTTGTGATTGTTGATGACTCAAGAAAAGAAGCAAAACAAGCTGCTCAATATATAAATCAATATTTTGAAGATGTTATGATATTAAAACCTAAAGAAATAACATCAAAGTTTTATCAAAATTACGATGTTTATTTTTTAGATTTAGAGATGAAACCAAGTGGTCAAGACATTGCAAGAGAATTAAAAAGAGTTCATCCACAGGCTATTTTTATGTTTATGACACATCATCAGTCTTATATCTTTAACACTCAAGTTTATAATCCTTTTTATTTGATTCGTAAATCTCATTTTGAAGATGATTTAAAGATAGCTATGGATATGTTTAAAGCTGAAACAGCTCATTTTTTAACAGTTATATCTCAAAAACAAAAGATTATGGTTGATATGAATGATATTCATTATATAGAAGTTTATGGTGGGAAAATCACAATTCACATGGAAGAAAAGGATATTTCATATTGGGGAACATTTAAAGAATTAATGAAGGAATTACCATCAGAAAAGTTTATGCGTATTCATCAGTCTTATATTATTAATAAAGATCATATTCAGGGAATGTATAGAACGCAACTGATTATGATGGGACAATATATACCTATTTCTAGAAAATGTATCAAAGAAGTAAGAGAATATTTTAATAGGATTGTTTCATAA
- a CDS encoding ATP-binding cassette domain-containing protein, with protein sequence MRIKQGKIYAVVEKNGCGKTTLMNQIFLQHHHQKIVYIQQNNFLIEQYTIEKNLQFFGYNFQNQQINRLLELQEIGQLYPSQVSLGQRQMAVIVGALYSESEVIIFDETLSGLNHDILNFLFPLCQKISLQENKTILIVTHQKEIIDQCDEVIDIENQDIKLELDFLSPKKHSKISWKDIWVYQNKNRIKQILIFVMMSICLLFIFFTQYYREMTYADMNNQLAKNMSQEVFVMNNTDVYHPYYQQYDIYYQSLTNQQIQDLKKIEGLSDFQPYIPFCLKQKRNQNHEVYYDSVVVMDGKQEVEKTLSNDKQYFINGYTSFSKMDDSLEYRTSHQQGLILSKWFLEELDMSYHDLENMQLKINIAIPIQQSDTIDGMQTAILDENDEVIWKDIEGREIEYQEMTMTFDIKGVLDENGLFISRDYCFAYLDQTTMLSLFEQYNINYQPNAYFAKIDHLEKYQSIQSQVEKVASTLEFYCAYSLNQIADTVLQFVKILSLICIIPLGLLMIVLVYTIFGQKRLRLQEYDKLMHYQLSFNQTLVWIIKKYLLEILIFFWFYGVLYVCVNLFLYTIHYPLLLFWWGMIILPILLLYVLPVGVDIYALYRKYEHHVG encoded by the coding sequence ATGAGGATTAAACAAGGAAAGATATATGCAGTGGTTGAAAAAAATGGCTGTGGCAAAACCACATTAATGAATCAGATTTTTCTACAACATCACCATCAAAAGATAGTCTATATCCAACAAAATAATTTCTTGATAGAACAATATACTATTGAAAAGAACTTACAGTTTTTTGGTTACAATTTTCAAAATCAACAGATTAATCGTTTATTAGAATTACAGGAAATAGGACAACTCTATCCTTCACAAGTATCTTTAGGTCAAAGGCAAATGGCTGTGATTGTAGGAGCGTTATATAGTGAAAGTGAAGTGATTATTTTTGATGAAACATTGAGTGGTTTAAATCATGATATTTTGAATTTTTTGTTTCCTCTATGTCAAAAAATATCTTTGCAAGAGAATAAAACGATTCTTATTGTGACACATCAAAAAGAAATCATCGATCAATGTGATGAAGTTATTGATATAGAAAATCAAGATATTAAGCTAGAATTAGATTTTTTATCACCTAAGAAACATTCAAAAATATCATGGAAAGATATATGGGTTTATCAAAATAAAAATCGTATCAAACAGATACTTATTTTTGTAATGATGTCCATATGTTTGTTGTTTATATTTTTTACACAATATTATCGTGAAATGACTTATGCTGATATGAACAATCAACTTGCAAAAAATATGTCACAGGAAGTCTTTGTCATGAATAATACGGATGTTTATCATCCCTATTATCAACAATATGATATTTATTACCAATCATTGACGAATCAACAAATTCAAGATTTAAAGAAGATTGAGGGTTTAAGTGATTTTCAACCCTATATTCCTTTTTGTTTAAAACAAAAAAGAAATCAAAATCATGAAGTCTATTATGATTCTGTTGTTGTGATGGATGGTAAACAAGAAGTTGAAAAAACATTATCTAATGATAAACAGTATTTTATTAATGGTTATACATCTTTTTCTAAAATGGATGATTCTTTAGAATATCGAACATCCCATCAACAAGGACTTATTTTATCCAAATGGTTCTTAGAGGAATTGGATATGTCTTATCATGATTTAGAAAATATGCAATTGAAAATAAATATAGCCATCCCTATTCAACAAAGCGATACAATTGATGGGATGCAAACAGCGATTTTAGATGAAAATGATGAAGTCATATGGAAAGATATAGAGGGCAGAGAAATTGAATATCAGGAAATGACTATGACTTTTGATATAAAAGGTGTTTTAGATGAGAATGGACTTTTTATAAGTCGTGATTATTGTTTTGCATATTTGGATCAAACAACGATGTTATCTTTGTTTGAACAGTATAATATCAATTATCAACCTAATGCTTATTTTGCAAAAATAGATCACTTAGAAAAGTATCAATCTATTCAAAGTCAAGTTGAAAAAGTTGCTTCGACATTAGAATTTTATTGTGCTTATTCATTAAATCAGATAGCTGATACAGTCTTACAGTTTGTTAAAATATTATCTTTGATTTGTATTATACCATTAGGATTGTTAATGATTGTGCTTGTATATACTATCTTTGGACAAAAACGATTACGTTTGCAGGAATATGATAAACTTATGCATTATCAATTATCTTTCAATCAAACTTTAGTTTGGATTATAAAGAAATATTTATTAGAGATTTTGATATTCTTCTGGTTTTATGGTGTTTTATATGTATGTGTCAACTTATTTCTTTACACTATTCACTATCCATTGTTGCTATTTTGGTGGGGAATGATTATTTTGCCTATTTTGTTGTTGTATGTTTTACCAGTAGGAGTTGATATTTATGCTTTGTATCGAAAATATGAACATCACGTGGGATAA